The DNA window CGCGCGACATCGCGGACATTATTGTAATTGAGCCCGTGACCCGCGTTCACCCCAAGGCCTAACGAGAGCGCGTATCCGGCCGCCTCTGTAAGCTTCCTGAGCTGCG is part of the Candidatus Omnitrophota bacterium genome and encodes:
- a CDS encoding pyridoxine 5'-phosphate synthase, giving the protein QLRKLTEAAGYALSLGLGVNAGHGLNYNNVRDVARIKGIEELNIGHSIISRAVFTGLDKAVKEMIALIR